The Comamonas testosteroni genome contains the following window.
CGCATGGAAGCTCTGGTCCGCCTCTACCTGCGAGGCAACGGGCTGGCGCAGGTGCTTGCCCTCCAGCTCGAGCTTGGCGCGGATTTCCGGATTCACCAGCGCCTGCCCTATGGCGCTGCGCAGCGCGGCCACGCGGTCGGCGGGTGTGCCCTTCTTCACGAAGTAACCCGCACTGACCGTGTATTCGAAATCCGGGCTGAGGCGGCTTTGCGATATCAGCGGCACATGGGCCAGCTCCTTGGGCAGGGTCTTGGAGAAACTGGTCAGAATTTTCAGGCGCCCCTGCTTGGCCATGCCTTCGAAGCTTGCCTGATAAGGCAGGATGGCGAAGTCCACCTGCCCTCCTGCCAGGTCCTGCAGGGCCGGCGCGCCGCCCTTGTAGGGCACATGCAGAAACGGCAGCTTCAGTCTGGCTGCCAGGGCGTCGCCCATGAGGTTGTACATGGAGTCCACGCCCACCGTTCCATAGGTCAGCGGGCCGCTTTTGCTGGCGCGTGCATATTCGATGAACTCGTCATAGCTGTCGACAGGCAGCCCGCTCTTGACCATGAGCACGATGGGCGACTCCGTCGTGGGAGCCGCCAGCGTGAAGTCGCCTGGCTTGTAGCGCGCTGCCGTATTGAGCATGGGCGCCAGGAAGATCTCGTTGGCCGAACCATGGAAGAACATATAGCCGTCTGCAGGGGCGTTGAGCACCTTGGCCGCGGCAATCAGTCCCGTGCCACCACCCAGGTTCTCCACCACCACCGGCTGCCTGATGCTGCGGCCTATGGATTCCGCAAAGATTCGCGCCGCCACATCGCTGGCCCCGCCGGCGGGAAAAGGCACCATGAGAATCAGTGGCTTGGCCGGAAAGCTTTCTGCAGCCCGGACCCCGGCCGAAGCTGCCGCCAAGGCTGCCGTCTGCCACAGCGTGTGCCGCATAAAGCCGCGGCGGTTCCATGTGTTCATCTTTTCTCTCCCGTTCAGGGGCTGACCGCTCAAGCCAGATAGCTTTGCACCAAGTGCGTCCAGAAGGCTGCTCCTATGGGCAGAGCCTTGTCGTTGAAGTCGTACAGGGGGTTGTGCACCATGCAGCCTCCATCCTCGCCCACGCCGTTGCCCAGCCGGATATAGGCGCCGGGGCGCTTTTGCAGCATGTAGGCAAAGTCTTCGCTGCCCATGGTGGGCGTGCGCTCGCCCACCTTGTCCTCGCCCAGCAGGCGTATGGCCACCTGTCGCGCGTATTCGGTCTGGGCTGCGCAATTCACGAGCACCGGGTACTTGTGCACGTAGTCGATCTCGCAGCTGAGCTGATAGCTCTCGGCCTGGGCTTGCACAAAGACCTTGATGCGCTTTTCCACCCAGCTGCGCACGTCCGGGTGCAGGGCGCGCACGCCGATCTTGAGCACGGCGCTCTCGGGCACGATGTTGAAGACCTCGCCGGCCTGGATGGAGCCCACCGTGATCACGGCCGCATGCTGGGCATCGATCTCGCGCGTGACGATGGACTGCAGCCCCAGCACGATGCTGGCCGCGCACTGCATGCTGTCTATGCCGTGGTGCGGCATGGCGCCATGGGCGCTGCGCCCGCGCAGCGTAACGGTCACGCGGTCGAACGAGGCCATGGCCGGTCCCTGGCTGATGGCCATCTGACCCACGGGCAGACCTGGTGCGTTGTGAAGCGCATAGATCTCGTCACAGGGAAACAGCTCGAACAGGCCCTCGTCCACCATGCGCATGGCGCCGCCTTCGTTCTCCTCGGCCGGCTGGAAGATCAGGTTCAGCGTACCGTTGAAATCGAGCGTCTCGGCGACGTACTTTGCCGCGCACAGCAGGATGGCGGTATGTCCGTCATGGCCGCAGGCATGCATTTTCCCGGGCAGGCGGCTGGCGTAGTCCAGGCCTGTTCTTTCATGGATAGGCAGGGCATCCATGTCCGCGCGTATGCCCAGCGACTTGCTTCCCGAGCCCTTTTTGAGCACGCCTACCACCCCGGTGACACCCAGGCCGCGGTGCACGACATAGCCCCAGCGAGCCAGGGATGCGGCCACCATGTCGCTGGTGCGCGTCTCTTCAAAGGCAAGTTCGGGATGAGCATGAATGCTGCGGCGGATCTCCACGAACTCGGCAGCCACGGACTGCAGTTGGGCGAGCAGAAGGGAAGTTGAAGATGTCATGGCTATGGATAGGTGAAATACCCCGGCTCATGCCTTGCATGGGCTCTCGGGCAGTGGCAGGCAGTGCGAAACAGTGTCCTCCTCGCGGCCTAGGCGAGGAGTTTCGAAAAGTTCTAACACGTCCAACCTTTGATGGCATGCCTGCGCTTGCACCCAAGCGACAGGGCCATCAGTCAAGCTTCACGCCAGCCTTTTGGACCACCTCGCTCCATTTGTCGAGTTCGCTCTTCACGAAGCCGGCCAAGTAGGCAGGCTTGGCATCCGTGCCGCGCTCCAGGCCCTGGGCCGCAAAGGCTTTCTTCACATTCTCGGAATCCAGCGCTTTGGCATAGGCCTGATTGAGCAGCTCCACCCGCTCTACCGGCATGCTCTTGGGGCCGACCACGCCGAAGAACACGCTCACGTCGTAGCCAGCCAGTCCCTGCTCGGCGATCGTGGGGATCTGGGGCATGGCACTGGAGCGTTTGGCCGTGGCGACGCCCAGGGCCTTGACCTTGCCGGCCTTGATATAGGGCATGGCCGTGAGGATGTCGGTGAAAGTCATGTCCACCTGACCGGCCAGCAGGTCGTTAAGTGCCGGCCCCGTTCCCCTGTAGGGCACATGCTGCAGCTGGGTCCCGGCCAGGCCGTTGAACAGCACACCCGCCAGATGGGATGAAGCGCCATTGCCCGAAGACGCGAAATTGAGCTTGCCGGGCTTGCTCTTGTCCAGCGCGATCAGCTCCTTGACGTTGCCGACGCCCAAATCCGGCCGAACCACCAGCACATTGGGCAGATAACCAACGTAGATGATGGGCGTGAAGCTGGTGCGCGGGTCGTAGCTGATGGACTTGTACAGCGGTTTGTTGATGGCCAGCGGACCCGAAGTCCCGAACATCAGCGTATAGCCGTCAGGCTTGGCACGTGCCACGAAGTCCGCTCCGATATTGCCGCCGGCGCCGGACTTGTTCTCCACGATCACGCTCTGGCCCAGCTCCTTGGTCAGCTCGGTCGCCAGAATGCGCGCCATGGCGTCGGTAGGGCCGCCAGGCGGAAACGGCACGATGAACGTGATGGGGCGCGTCGGGTATTTTTCCTGGGCAAGTGCGGGCAATGCTGCCGACAGGGCGGCGGATGCCATCAGGCCCAGCGCTGCGCGTCTGGCTTTATGCATGTCTGTCTCCTTGGAAGGGTGTTGCCGATGAATCGGTCAAATCACTGCGGGGTGCCGCCGGCAACGGCCTTGAAGTGCTCCATGCGCGTCTTCTCGCGTGCGTAGGCGCTCCTCGCGTACTGCTCGAACTCTTGCGGGCTGCGGTAGTTCAGCGGCTGATTGAGTTGTTCGAGGATCTTGCGCCCCTGTGCCGACTCCAGCCCCGCCTTGAAGGCGTCATGAATGATGCGCAACCGCGCCAGCGCCAGGCCGGCAGGGGCGGCAATCCCATAGGGCGACTCGATCACCGCGTCCACGCCCAACTCTCTCAAAGTGGGCACCTGAGGGAACTGCGGAACACGGCTGGACGTGAACATTGCCAGGTAGCGCAATCGACCCCACTGGATATGCAGGGAGGCTACGCCGGAGAGCACGCCCGCATCGATGTGACCACCCAACAGGTCGCTGGCCTGCTCCGCGTCTCCCTTGTAGGGCACTCGATTGAGCTGCAGGCCCGTGGACTGCACCAGCTCGCTGAGCACGATGCTGGGCGTTTGCACCGGGCCGGCCGCACCGATGGATATCTGGCCGGGACGCCTGCTCGCATCTTCGGCAAACTCCTTCCAGCTCTTCCACGGCGCTTCCCGACGCACGGCCAGCCCGAAGGTGTAGTCGGTCATGCCGATCACGTAGCTCAGCTTCAAGGGGTCGAAGCTCACCCGGTTCAGATACGGTTCTCGATAGACACTGGCAGGCAGCACCGCCAGGGTGTAGCCATCCGGCTGAGCCCGCGCCAGCTCCACAGCTCCAAACGTTCCATTGGCGCCTGGCTTGTTCTCTATGACCACCAGT
Protein-coding sequences here:
- a CDS encoding tripartite tricarboxylate transporter substrate binding protein; this encodes MNTWNRRGFMRHTLWQTAALAAASAGVRAAESFPAKPLILMVPFPAGGASDVAARIFAESIGRSIRQPVVVENLGGGTGLIAAAKVLNAPADGYMFFHGSANEIFLAPMLNTAARYKPGDFTLAAPTTESPIVLMVKSGLPVDSYDEFIEYARASKSGPLTYGTVGVDSMYNLMGDALAARLKLPFLHVPYKGGAPALQDLAGGQVDFAILPYQASFEGMAKQGRLKILTSFSKTLPKELAHVPLISQSRLSPDFEYTVSAGYFVKKGTPADRVAALRSAIGQALVNPEIRAKLELEGKHLRQPVASQVEADQSFHAIHQRLSALVRGVGRKPLA
- a CDS encoding M20 aminoacylase family protein, which codes for MTSSTSLLLAQLQSVAAEFVEIRRSIHAHPELAFEETRTSDMVAASLARWGYVVHRGLGVTGVVGVLKKGSGSKSLGIRADMDALPIHERTGLDYASRLPGKMHACGHDGHTAILLCAAKYVAETLDFNGTLNLIFQPAEENEGGAMRMVDEGLFELFPCDEIYALHNAPGLPVGQMAISQGPAMASFDRVTVTLRGRSAHGAMPHHGIDSMQCAASIVLGLQSIVTREIDAQHAAVITVGSIQAGEVFNIVPESAVLKIGVRALHPDVRSWVEKRIKVFVQAQAESYQLSCEIDYVHKYPVLVNCAAQTEYARQVAIRLLGEDKVGERTPTMGSEDFAYMLQKRPGAYIRLGNGVGEDGGCMVHNPLYDFNDKALPIGAAFWTHLVQSYLA
- a CDS encoding Bug family tripartite tricarboxylate transporter substrate binding protein, which encodes MHKARRAALGLMASAALSAALPALAQEKYPTRPITFIVPFPPGGPTDAMARILATELTKELGQSVIVENKSGAGGNIGADFVARAKPDGYTLMFGTSGPLAINKPLYKSISYDPRTSFTPIIYVGYLPNVLVVRPDLGVGNVKELIALDKSKPGKLNFASSGNGASSHLAGVLFNGLAGTQLQHVPYRGTGPALNDLLAGQVDMTFTDILTAMPYIKAGKVKALGVATAKRSSAMPQIPTIAEQGLAGYDVSVFFGVVGPKSMPVERVELLNQAYAKALDSENVKKAFAAQGLERGTDAKPAYLAGFVKSELDKWSEVVQKAGVKLD
- a CDS encoding tripartite tricarboxylate transporter substrate binding protein; its protein translation is MRNHARERRRLLAAASGAVLLAAVHSAAQAQGDPYPARPIRLVVPYGAGGPTDAHLRVVAQQASQLLGQLVVIENKPGANGTFGAVELARAQPDGYTLAVLPASVYREPYLNRVSFDPLKLSYVIGMTDYTFGLAVRREAPWKSWKEFAEDASRRPGQISIGAAGPVQTPSIVLSELVQSTGLQLNRVPYKGDAEQASDLLGGHIDAGVLSGVASLHIQWGRLRYLAMFTSSRVPQFPQVPTLRELGVDAVIESPYGIAAPAGLALARLRIIHDAFKAGLESAQGRKILEQLNQPLNYRSPQEFEQYARSAYAREKTRMEHFKAVAGGTPQ